Below is a genomic region from Microbacterium esteraromaticum.
GCTCGTCGAGCGCGACCTCGCCGGCAGCGAGCAGCTTCCTGACGAGCTCTTCGGCGTGCTCGTGCAGTACCCGGGCGCCTCCGGCCGCGTGTGGGACCCGAGCGCGGTCATCGACGCCGCGCACGTCGCGAACGGCATCGCGGTCGCCGCCGCCGACCTGCTCGCCCTCACGCTGCTGCGCTCGCCCGGCTCGCTCGGCGCCGACGTCGGCGTCGGCACGACGCAGCGCTTCGGAGTGCCGATGGCGTTCGGCGGTCCGCACGCCGGCTACATGGCCGTTCGCGCGGGTCTCGAGCGCCAGCTGCCCGGGCGCCTGGTCGGCGTCTCGGTCGACGCCGTGGGCTATCCCGCCTACCGTCTGTCGCTGCAGACCCGCGAGCAGCACATCCGCCGCGAGAAGGCGACCTCGAACATCTGCACCGCGCAGGTGCTGCTGGCGGTGATGGCCTCGATGTACGCGGTCTATCACGGTCCTGACGGCCTGCGGGCGATCGCGGCCGAGGTCGCGGGGAAGGCCGCGCTGCTGCGCGACTGGCTGGTCGAAGCGGATGCCGAGATCGTGCACGACTCGTTCTTCGACACCGTCAACGTCCGTGTCGCCGGAGGAGCGGATGCCCTGGTCGCCAGGGCCCACGCCGAGGGCATCCTGCTGCGTCCTGTCGACGCCGACACCGTCGGCATCTCGGTCGACGAGACCACCACCTTCACCGACCTGCACCGCGTCGCGGTGCTGTTCGGCGGCAAGGAGGAGCGGGTCTTCGGCTTCTTCGGAGCGGGCTCCACCGGCGCTCTGCCCGAGACGCTGCTCCGCGAGGACGAGTACCTCACGCACCCGGTCTTCCACGCACACCGCTCAGAGACCGCCATGATGCGCTACCTGAAGCAGCTCGCCGACCGCGACTATGCGCTCGATCGCGGCATGATCCCGCTCGGCTCGTGCACGATGAAGCTCAACGCGGCGACCGAGATGGCGGCGGTCACCTGGCCGGAGTTCGCTCAGCTGCACCCCTTCGCCCCTGTCGAAGACGTCGAGGGCTCTCTGGCCATGATCGACCAGCTCGAGGCGTGGCTCGCAGAGGTCACCGGCTACGACGCGGTCTCGCTGCAGCCGAACGCCGGTTCTCAGGGCGAGCTGGCGGGTCTGCTCGCGATCCGCGGGTACCACCTGGCCAATGGCGACACGCACCGCGATGTGTGCCTCATCCCGAGCTCAGCGCACGGCACGAACGCGGCATCGGCCGTGCTCGCGGGCATGAAGGTCGTCGTCGTCGCCACCGACGAGCTCGGCAACGTCGATCTCGATGACCTGCGCGCGAAGATCGCCCAGCACGCCGACGCCCTGTCGGCGCTGATGATCACCTACCCGTCGACGCACGGTGTGTACGAGCAGCAGGTGGTCGACATCACCTCGGCCGTGCACGAGGCGGGAGGCCAGGTCTACGTCGACGGCGCGAACCTCAACGCCCTGCTCGGCTACGCCCGCTTCGGCGACCTCGGCGGCGACGTGTCGCACCTGAACCTGCACAAGACCTTCGCCATCCCGCACGGCGGCGGCGGTCCCGGCATCGGCCCGGTGGCGGCCAAGGCACACCTCGCGCCGTACCTGCCTGGCCACCCGCAGGCGCAGAAGAGCGAGCACGCCGGCGGCTTCGTGTTCGACGGCGGTCCCGTCTCGGGTGCCCCGTACGGATCGGCGGGTGTCCTGCCGATCTCGTGGGCGTACGTGCGCATGATGGGCGCCGAGGGCCTGCGCGACGCCACGGCGGCGGCGGTGCTCTCTGCGAACTACATCGCGCAGCGCCTTCGCGATCACTACCCGGTGCTGTACACCGGGGAGAACGGTCGCGTCGCGCACGAGTGCATCCTCGACCTGCGTCCGCTGAAGGAGGCCACCGGCATCTCCGTCGACGACGTGGCCAAGCGCCTGATCGACTACGGCTTCCACGCCCCGACCATGTCGTTCCCCGTGGCGGGAACCCTGATGGTCGAGCCGACGGAATCCGAGGACCTCGCCGAGGTCGACCGCTTCATCGAGGCGATGATCCAGATCAAGGCCGAGGCGGATGCCGTCGCGGCAGGCACCTGGCCGACAGACGACAACCCTCTGGTGAACGCGCCGCACACCGCTGCGTCGCTCATCGCGGGGGAGTGGCAGCATGCATACTCCCGTGAGGTCGCGGCGTACCCGGTGCATGCGCTGATCGCGTCGAAGTACTGGCCGCCGGTGCGTCGCATCGACCAGGCGTACGGCGACCGCAACCTCGTGTGCGCCTGCCCGCCGATCGAGGCTTTCGCCTGACATCGGGTCACCGGTGATCACCCCCGTCGCGCCAGCGCCGGGGGTGATTCGGTTAAGGGTCCATAACAGTTGTCCGGGGGTGCTGGTGACATCGCCGAGGGGACCTAGGATCAGACCTGAGCGCGCTTGATGACGAGCGCGCGCTTGTCCCGGTCCACAGGAGGACACTGTGAAGCACAACAAGATCACACTCGCGGGCGTCGCGCTGCTCGCGGCGGGTGCCCTGGCACTCTCCGGCTGCGCAGGCGGCGGCGATACGCCAGATGCAGACAAGGGCTCCTCGAGCACCGATGCATCCGCGATCATCAAGGTCAACGGCTCTGAACCGCAGAACCCGCTGATCCCGACTAACACCAACGAGACCGGTGGCGGCAAGATCCTCGACGCGATCTTCGCCGGACTCATCGGCTACGAGGCCGATGGTGCGGTGTTCAACGAGGTGGCCGAGGAGATCACCGTCGATGACCCGCAGAACCTCACGGTCAAGCTCCGCAAGGGCCTGAAGTTCACCGACGGCGAAGAGGTCACCGCCGACAACTTCATCAAGGCGTGGAACTACGGCGCCCTGGCTTCGAACGAGCAGCTCTCCAGCTACTTCTTCGAGGACATCGAGGGCTTCAGCTACGACGAGGACTCCGAGCTGACCGGTCTGAAGCAGGTCGACGACCACACCTTCACGATCACGCTGAACAAGCCGGCCTCCGACTTCGCCCAGCGCCTCGGCTACTCGGCCTACTACCCGCTCCCGGACGTCGCGTTCGAGGACATGGAGGCCTTCGGCGAGAACCCGATCGGCAACGGCCCCTACATGCTCGACGGTGAGGGCGCGTGGAAGCACGACGTGGGCATCAACCTCGTCGCCAACCCCGACTACGACGGCCCGAGCAAGGCTGCCAACGGCGGTCTGGAGATCGTCTTCTACGCCACGCAGGACGCGGCGTACAACGACCTTCTCGCCAACGAGCTCGATGTCCTGGACGCCATCCCGGACTCGGCCTTCGGCAACTACGAGTCCGACCTGGGCGACCGCGCGGTCAACCAGCCCGCGGCCATCTTCCAGTCCTTCACCATCCCTGAGCGCCTCAAGCACTTCAGCGGCGAAGAGGGCAACCTGCGTCGCCAGGCGATCTCGATGGCGATCAACCGCCAGGAGATCACCGAGGTGATCTTCCAGGGCACCCGCACCCCGGCCAGCGACTTCACCTCGCCGGTCATCGATGGCTGGACCGACTCCCTCGAGGGCTCCGAGGTTCTCGAGTTCAACGAGGACAAGGCCAAGGAGCTGTGGGCCGAGGCCGACAAGATCCAGCCCTGGACCGGTTCGTTCCAGATCGCGTACAACGCAGACGGCGGCCACCAGGCCTGGGTCGACGCGACCGTGAACTCGATCAAGAACACGCTCGGCATCGACGCCTCGGGTGCACCGTACCCGACGTTCGCCGAGCTGCGCGGCAAGGTCACCGACCGCACCATCGAGACCGCGTTCCGCACCGGATGGCAGGCCGACTACCCCGGTCTGTACAACTTCCTCGGACCGCTCTACGCGACCAACGCGGGTTCGAACGACGGCGACTACTCCAGCGCTGAGTTCGACAAGCTGCTGTCGGACGGCATCTCGGAGACCGACCCGGAGGCAGCCAACAAGCTGTACCAGGAGGCTCAGTCGGTGCTGCTGAAGGACCTGCCCGTCGTGCCGCTGTGGTACTCGAACGTGGTCGGTGGCTACGGCGAGAACGTCGACAACGTGCAGTTCGGCTGGAACTCGGTTCCGCTCTTCTCCGACATCGAGAAGAAGACGGCGGAGTAACCCTTCGCGACGAGGCGGTGGTGCACCACACCACCGCCTCGTTCTCTTTGCCCTGAGGCGCGCGATCCGCGTCTCTCACCCGAAGGGAGGTCGAGGGTGGCCTTTTACATCCTCAGACGAATCCTGCAGGCGATCCCCGTCTTCTTCGGTGCGACCCTGCTGATCTATTTCATGGTGTTCGCCATGCCGGGCGACCCGATCGCCGCGCTGTTCGGCGACCGCCAGCCCAACCCCGCCCTGCTGGCGAGGCTCCGAGCCGAGTACCACCTCGACGAACCGTTCCTCGTGCAGTACGGGTACTACATCGCCGGCATCTTCCGGCTCGACTTCGGCACGAGCTTCTCGGGCCAGGCTGTCGCCGACATCCTCGCGAGGACCTTCCCGGTGACGCTGCGCCTCGCCGTGATGGCTGTCGCCATCGCGTTCGTGCTCGCCATCGTCATCGGCCTGTTCTCCGCCCTCGACAAGGGCGGCGTCTTCGACAACTCGATGCTCGTGCTGGCGCTGATCTTCATCGCTGTGCCGATCTTCGTGCTGTCGTTCCTGGCGCAATACTTCCTCGCCGTCCAGCTCGGCTGGTTCAGACCGACAGTGGGAGCGCGCAACGACTGGGGTGATCTCTGGCTTCCCGCATGGGTGCTCGGCTTCAGCGTCTACGCGACGAGCATGCGCCTCACCCGCGCCTCCACCATCGAGACGCTCGGCCAGGACTGGGTGCGCACCGCGTACAGCAAGGGCCTCTCGCGCGGCCGTGTCATTCCCGTGCACGTCCTGCGCAACTCGCTCATCCCGATGGTCACCGACCTCGGCACCGTGTTCGGCGTCCTGATGGTCGGCGCGACCGTGACCGAGGGCATCTTCAACGTCCCAGGCGTCGGCAACACCCTGTATCAGGCGATTATCCGAGGTGAGAACCCGACGGTCGTCTCGTTCGTGACCGTGTTCGTCGTCGTGTACGTGCTCATCAACCTGGTCGTGGATCTCATCTACGGCCTGCTCGACCCGAGGATCCGCTATGTCACGACCTGACCTCGACCGCGGCCACTACGTCGCCCCGGCGGACACCACGTCGGTGCCCGTCGATGTCGTGCACATCGACGCCAAGCCCAGCAACCTGTGGCTCGACGCGTGGCGCGACCTGCGTCGCCGCCCGCTGTTCTGGATCTCGGCCGCCTTCGTGCTGCTGGTCATCATCGTCGCCCTGGCCCCGGGACTGTTCACCCAGGTCGCGCCGGCCGACGGATGCCAGCTGGCGAAGAGCAACAGAGGGCCGGAGGACGGGCATCCACTCGGATTCACCCGTCAGGGCTGCGATGTGTACTCCCGGATCATCTGGGGAACCCGCACCTCGCTCATCGTCGGAGCGCTGGCGACGATCATCAGCACGGTCCTCGGCATCGTGATGGGCGCCCTGGCCGGCTTCTACGGCGGCTGGCTCGACTCCGTGCTCTCGCGGGTCGGCGACATCTTCTTCACGATCCCCTACATCATCGCGGGCATCGTCGTGATGTCGGTGCTGCCGGAGCGCAACGAGCTGGTGCTCGCCTTCGCCATCGGCGGCTTCGCGTGGGCGTCGACGGCCCGGATCATGCGCGCCGAAGTGCTGCGCGTGAAACAGGCCGACTTCGTGATGGGCGCCGAGTCCATCGGCATGTCGAAGTTCAAGATCCTGCTCGTGCACGTGCTGCCCAACGCGATGGCGCCCGTCATCGTCGTCGCCACGCTCGCCCTGGCCGGTGCGATCGTGGCCGAGGCGACCCTGTCGTTCCTGGGCGTCGGCCTCGGCAGCGGCACCATGTCGTGGGGCCTGGACATC
It encodes:
- the gcvP gene encoding aminomethyl-transferring glycine dehydrogenase → MLAALGISAAAEASDDPTAEAPIEALMRQAVPASIFTGPSEETVIPSAASEAEALAELRALASRNTVNRAMIGLGYYGTLTPSVIQRNVLENPSWYTAYTPYQPEISQGRLEALINFQTMVSDLTGLSTANASMLDESTAVAEGMLLARRASKSKSNVFVVDADALPQTKALLRTRADAVGIELVERDLAGSEQLPDELFGVLVQYPGASGRVWDPSAVIDAAHVANGIAVAAADLLALTLLRSPGSLGADVGVGTTQRFGVPMAFGGPHAGYMAVRAGLERQLPGRLVGVSVDAVGYPAYRLSLQTREQHIRREKATSNICTAQVLLAVMASMYAVYHGPDGLRAIAAEVAGKAALLRDWLVEADAEIVHDSFFDTVNVRVAGGADALVARAHAEGILLRPVDADTVGISVDETTTFTDLHRVAVLFGGKEERVFGFFGAGSTGALPETLLREDEYLTHPVFHAHRSETAMMRYLKQLADRDYALDRGMIPLGSCTMKLNAATEMAAVTWPEFAQLHPFAPVEDVEGSLAMIDQLEAWLAEVTGYDAVSLQPNAGSQGELAGLLAIRGYHLANGDTHRDVCLIPSSAHGTNAASAVLAGMKVVVVATDELGNVDLDDLRAKIAQHADALSALMITYPSTHGVYEQQVVDITSAVHEAGGQVYVDGANLNALLGYARFGDLGGDVSHLNLHKTFAIPHGGGGPGIGPVAAKAHLAPYLPGHPQAQKSEHAGGFVFDGGPVSGAPYGSAGVLPISWAYVRMMGAEGLRDATAAAVLSANYIAQRLRDHYPVLYTGENGRVAHECILDLRPLKEATGISVDDVAKRLIDYGFHAPTMSFPVAGTLMVEPTESEDLAEVDRFIEAMIQIKAEADAVAAGTWPTDDNPLVNAPHTAASLIAGEWQHAYSREVAAYPVHALIASKYWPPVRRIDQAYGDRNLVCACPPIEAFA
- a CDS encoding peptide ABC transporter substrate-binding protein, whose amino-acid sequence is MKHNKITLAGVALLAAGALALSGCAGGGDTPDADKGSSSTDASAIIKVNGSEPQNPLIPTNTNETGGGKILDAIFAGLIGYEADGAVFNEVAEEITVDDPQNLTVKLRKGLKFTDGEEVTADNFIKAWNYGALASNEQLSSYFFEDIEGFSYDEDSELTGLKQVDDHTFTITLNKPASDFAQRLGYSAYYPLPDVAFEDMEAFGENPIGNGPYMLDGEGAWKHDVGINLVANPDYDGPSKAANGGLEIVFYATQDAAYNDLLANELDVLDAIPDSAFGNYESDLGDRAVNQPAAIFQSFTIPERLKHFSGEEGNLRRQAISMAINRQEITEVIFQGTRTPASDFTSPVIDGWTDSLEGSEVLEFNEDKAKELWAEADKIQPWTGSFQIAYNADGGHQAWVDATVNSIKNTLGIDASGAPYPTFAELRGKVTDRTIETAFRTGWQADYPGLYNFLGPLYATNAGSNDGDYSSAEFDKLLSDGISETDPEAANKLYQEAQSVLLKDLPVVPLWYSNVVGGYGENVDNVQFGWNSVPLFSDIEKKTAE
- a CDS encoding ABC transporter permease, with protein sequence MAFYILRRILQAIPVFFGATLLIYFMVFAMPGDPIAALFGDRQPNPALLARLRAEYHLDEPFLVQYGYYIAGIFRLDFGTSFSGQAVADILARTFPVTLRLAVMAVAIAFVLAIVIGLFSALDKGGVFDNSMLVLALIFIAVPIFVLSFLAQYFLAVQLGWFRPTVGARNDWGDLWLPAWVLGFSVYATSMRLTRASTIETLGQDWVRTAYSKGLSRGRVIPVHVLRNSLIPMVTDLGTVFGVLMVGATVTEGIFNVPGVGNTLYQAIIRGENPTVVSFVTVFVVVYVLINLVVDLIYGLLDPRIRYVTT
- a CDS encoding ABC transporter permease, whose protein sequence is MSRPDLDRGHYVAPADTTSVPVDVVHIDAKPSNLWLDAWRDLRRRPLFWISAAFVLLVIIVALAPGLFTQVAPADGCQLAKSNRGPEDGHPLGFTRQGCDVYSRIIWGTRTSLIVGALATIISTVLGIVMGALAGFYGGWLDSVLSRVGDIFFTIPYIIAGIVVMSVLPERNELVLAFAIGGFAWASTARIMRAEVLRVKQADFVMGAESIGMSKFKILLVHVLPNAMAPVIVVATLALAGAIVAEATLSFLGVGLGSGTMSWGLDISQAQTNIRTAPMALFWPSLALTLTVLAFVTLGELMRDAVDPKARAQR